From the Myripristis murdjan chromosome 14, fMyrMur1.1, whole genome shotgun sequence genome, one window contains:
- the LOC115371710 gene encoding LOW QUALITY PROTEIN: stromal interaction molecule 1 (The sequence of the model RefSeq protein was modified relative to this genomic sequence to represent the inferred CDS: substituted 1 base at 1 genomic stop codon), with protein MFLLHILLRSSQGFQSGGPGAPGDPEGVPGGPQQKMGCVWLLAVCVLGVCVAAQSGLDRSGHAHSERHPGSNGNTASDLCVIDPQLCQDDNALLSFEAIRSIHKLMDDDADGTVDTTETDGFLREDLQYHDPKAKHSSFHRADLLISVEDMWNAWKSSEVYNWTEQQVLDWLVHHVELPQYSDAFREHSLDGTALPRLAVKNTTLMVSVLRIAERSHAKKLQLKALDTVLFGPPLGQQTFWKDLVLGCSVLLALAGCWFAFVQSRSSRDHLAKLVKDLEGLQRAEQSLLDLQDKLQKAQEEQRSVEVEKVKVEEELRSEISSAKQEAQRLRELREGAENERSRQKYAEEELEQVRTALRKAERELESRARWTPPDALQKWLQLTHEVEVQYYNNKKQSAERQLLQAREGAEKIKKKRSSLFGTFHVAHSSSLDDVDHKILSAKXTGAGEVTAALREKLHRWQQIESLTGFCVVSNPGLSALATALNLDPSFLGLRPPTPQHLLLSDDLDDMDEDILSPGTLQYAAWQMDRRVSDLWPLSGIADSQSPWKHSASSLMPLRQRTGDPVLSFSSQRDIMNRSDSDSSLPLSHADSRGSHSSKPLLLSSRLLPLQGGGLEKSSSLGELRANAATAAALASSCSTRSLCVSAAAERDAPVTFHSSASSSSSGSARGNGQQPLGGRSHTEEEGVGVGEESDPGGGGRRRLPFNRIFKKKQGRH; from the exons atgtttttgctcCACATCCTGTTGAGAAGTTCACAGGGGTTTCAAAGTGGCGGCCCGGGGGCCCCAGGGGACCCTGAGGGTGTCCCAGGGGGCCCTCAGCAAA AGATggggtgtgtgtggctgctcgctgtgtgtgtgctcggcgTGTGTGTCGCGGCCCAGAGCGGATTGGACAGAAGTGGCCACGCCCATTCAGAGCGCCATCCGGGTTCCAACGGCAACACAGCCTCag ATCTGTGTGTGATAGATCCGCAGCTTTGCCAGGATGACAACGCCCTGCTGAGCTTCGAGGCGATCCGCAGCATCCACAAGCTGATGGACGACGACGCCGACGGCACCGTGGACACGACCGAGACAGAcggg TTCCTCAGGGAGGACCTGCAGTATCACGACCCCAAagccaaacacagcagcttcCACCGAGCCGACCTGCTGATCAGCGTGGAGGACATGTGGAACGCCTGGAAGAGCTCAGagg tgtataACTGGACGGAGCAGCAGGTGCTGGACTGGCTGGTTCACCATGTGGAGCTGCCTCAGTACTCAGACGCCTTCAGGGAGCACAGCCTGGACGGGACGGCCCTGCcacg gctggCGGTGAAGAACACCACTCTCATGGTGTCGGTGTTGAGGATCGCTGAGCGAAGTCACGCCAAGAAGCTGCAGCTCAAAGCGCTCGACACCGTGCTGTTCGGCCCGCCGCTCG GGCAGCAGACCTTCTGGAAGGACCTGGTCCTGGGCTGCTCGGTGCTCCTGGCCCTGGCCGGCTGCTGGTTTGCCTTCGTTCAGAGCCGCAGCTCCAGAGACCACCTGGCCAAGCTGGTGAAGGACCTGGAGGGTCTGCAGAGGGCCGAGCAGAGCCTGCTGGACCTGCAGGACAA gctgcagAAGGCGCAGGAGGAGCAGCGCAGCGTGGAGGTGgagaaggtgaaggtggaggaggagctgaggagtgAGATCAGCTCGGCCAAGCAGGAGGCGCAGCGCCTCCGCGAGCTGAGGGAGGGCGCCGAGAACGAGAGGAGCCGCCAGAAGTACGccgaggaggagctggagcag GTGCGCACGGCGCTCAGGAAGGCGGAGCGGGAGCTGGAGTCGCGGGCGCGCTGGACGCCGCCGGACGCCCTGCAGAAGTGGCTGCAGCTGACGCACGAGGTGGAGGTTCAGTACTacaacaacaagaaacagaGCGCAGAGAGACAGCTGCTGCAGGCCAGGGAGggg GCGGAGAAAATCAAGAAGAAGAGGAGTTCTCTGTTCGGGACGTTCCACGTGGCTCACAGCTCCTCGCTGGACGACGTCGACCACAAGATCCTGTCTGCCAAGtga acaGGCGCTGGGGAGGTGACGGCGGCTCTGCGGGAGAAGCTCCATCGCTGGCAGCAGATCGAGTCTCTGACAGGTTTCTGTGTGGTGAGCAACCCGGGCCTGTCGGCTTTGGCCACCGCCCTCAACCTGGACCCCTCCTTCCTGGGCCTGCGACCCCCGACCCCCCAGCACCTCCTGCTGTCCGACGACCTGGACGACATGGACGAGGACATCCTGTCGCCGGGCACGCTGCAGT ACGCGGCCTGGCAGATGGACCGGCGAGTGAGTGACCTCTGGCCTCTGAGTGGCATCGCCGACAGCcagtcaccatggaaacactCCG ccTCCAGTCTGATGCCCCTGCGCCAGAGGACAGGAGACCCCGTGCTGAGCTTCAGCTCACAGAG GGACATCATGAACCGCTCCGACTCtgactcctccctccctctgtcccacGCCGATTCCCGTGGCTCGCACAGCTCCAAGCCCCTCCTCCTGTCGTCCAGGCTCCTCCCCTTGCAGGGCGGCGGCCTGGAGAAGAGCTCCAGTCTGGGGGAGCTGAGGGCGaacgccgccaccgccgccgcgctcgcctcctcctgctccacccgCTCGCTCTGCGTCTCCGCCGCCGCCGAGCGCGACGCCCCCGTCACCTTCcactcctccgcctcctcctcctcctcggggAGCGCCCGAGGGAACGGCCAGCAGCCCCTCGGTGGGCGGAGCCACACGGAGGAGGAGGGCGTCGGTGTCGGCGAGGAGAGCGACCCGGGCGGCGGCGGGCGGAGGCGACTCCCGTTCAACAGGATCTTCAAGAAGAAGCAGGGCCGCCACTGA